From Methylocystis sp. ATCC 49242, one genomic window encodes:
- a CDS encoding DUF4424 domain-containing protein, with amino-acid sequence MRPQCYTTFAIFFALVGAQPACANDSEAETAVGGLTLVKSDSISMDSEDLFISRDLVRVKYRFTNKSDAPIETLVAFPLPDIPPTDAENTSYWSEKGGIKFKTKIDGKPIDFETVEQAIFKDKDVSARLTALKLPLNRLAKDFEDALKKVPKAEVAKLVADGLMENTGSEEYPNWVANWSLRTTITRHQTFPANATVTVEHEYKPLAGGSVGGNLDAWRRKDKELEKEFNQTLSRYCIDKEWLASFDRIEKTKRTDMGAYSEVWLGYVLKTGANWKGPIGDFRLVVDKGKADSLVSFCMDGVKKISPTRFEVRRKNFTPDRDLDILIIDWWNRK; translated from the coding sequence ATGCGACCTCAATGTTATACGACATTCGCCATTTTCTTCGCTCTCGTCGGCGCCCAACCTGCCTGCGCCAATGACTCGGAGGCGGAGACGGCGGTGGGTGGTCTCACTCTCGTCAAATCCGATTCGATTTCGATGGACAGCGAAGACCTGTTCATCTCGCGCGACCTTGTGCGCGTGAAATATCGCTTTACCAACAAAAGCGACGCGCCGATCGAAACGCTCGTCGCCTTCCCCCTGCCCGACATTCCCCCGACCGACGCGGAAAACACCAGCTACTGGAGCGAAAAAGGCGGCATAAAATTCAAGACGAAGATTGATGGAAAGCCGATCGACTTCGAAACCGTCGAGCAGGCGATCTTCAAGGACAAGGACGTCAGCGCGCGACTGACGGCGCTGAAACTTCCGCTCAATCGCCTCGCGAAGGATTTCGAGGACGCGCTGAAAAAAGTCCCGAAAGCGGAAGTCGCGAAACTTGTCGCCGATGGCCTCATGGAAAACACGGGCTCCGAGGAATACCCCAATTGGGTGGCGAACTGGTCGCTGCGCACCACCATCACGCGACATCAGACCTTCCCGGCGAATGCGACCGTGACGGTGGAGCATGAATACAAGCCGCTCGCGGGCGGCAGCGTCGGCGGCAATCTCGACGCGTGGCGGCGCAAGGACAAGGAACTCGAAAAAGAATTCAACCAGACGCTGAGCAGATATTGCATCGACAAGGAGTGGCTCGCGAGCTTCGACCGCATCGAAAAGACAAAGCGCACGGATATGGGCGCCTATTCGGAGGTCTGGCTTGGCTATGTGTTGAAGACCGGCGCAAACTGGAAAGGCCCGATAGGCGATTTCCGGCTTGTCGTCGACAAGGGTAAAGCCGACTCGCTTGTAAGTTTTTGCATGGACGGCGTGAAGAAAATTTCGCCCACTCGCTTCGAGGTGCGCCGCAAGAATTTCACGCCCGACCGCGACCTCGACATTCTGATCATAGACTGGTGGAACAGGAAATGA
- the ubiG gene encoding bifunctional 2-polyprenyl-6-hydroxyphenol methylase/3-demethylubiquinol 3-O-methyltransferase UbiG, translating into MSTEASSPHSASVNPEDVARFNRLGELWWDKSGKMGILHDINPIRVTYIRDHIRRLLLNDPKALNESGERPLEGVRIADIGCGGGILSESLAELGARVTGIDPAPNNIAVASRHAEKSGLDIDYRNITAEALAETGEQFDAVAALEVIEHVEGPADFIGMLGRLVRPGGLLFLATIDRTMKSYVFAILGAEYVLGWVPKGTHDHNKFIRPDELSAWLRRAGMREIDRAGMSFQPLTRSWRKSHDTDVNYLMAAKKQG; encoded by the coding sequence GTGTCTACAGAGGCGTCGTCCCCCCACTCCGCCAGCGTCAATCCCGAGGATGTCGCGCGGTTCAACCGCCTCGGCGAGCTGTGGTGGGACAAGTCCGGAAAGATGGGGATTTTGCATGACATCAACCCCATCCGCGTGACCTACATCCGCGACCACATTCGCCGGCTCCTGCTCAATGATCCGAAGGCCCTGAATGAATCCGGCGAGCGGCCCCTCGAAGGCGTGCGCATCGCCGACATCGGCTGCGGCGGCGGGATCCTCAGCGAATCGCTGGCCGAGCTCGGCGCCCGGGTGACGGGAATCGACCCGGCCCCGAACAATATCGCCGTCGCGAGCCGTCACGCCGAGAAATCCGGCCTGGACATCGACTATCGCAACATCACCGCTGAGGCGCTCGCCGAAACGGGCGAGCAGTTTGACGCCGTCGCCGCGCTGGAAGTGATCGAGCATGTCGAAGGCCCCGCGGATTTCATCGGCATGCTGGGACGGCTGGTGCGGCCGGGCGGCCTGCTGTTCCTCGCCACCATCGACCGGACGATGAAGAGTTACGTGTTCGCCATTCTCGGGGCGGAATATGTGCTCGGCTGGGTGCCAAAAGGCACACATGACCACAACAAGTTCATCCGTCCGGACGAATTGTCCGCCTGGCTGCGCCGCGCCGGAATGCGGGAGATCGACCGCGCGGGCATGAGCTTCCAGCCGCTCACGCGAAGCTGGCGCAAGAGCCACGACACGGACGTCAATTACCTGATGGCCGCCAAAAAGCAGGGGTGA
- a CDS encoding invasion associated locus B family protein, producing MRNESSSYRFSLFALAAVFAACASLSTAPHPAFAKSKTESKSKAAPAQTEEAATDASKDKTDKKDQKGKNGKADKSGDKGAAKPEQLGSYGDWGAYAAEGSKDKTCYALGQPKERQPKAKLKDTAAHIFISTRPGEGVRNEVAIDLGYATKDGSAASADIDGDGWELITKGNNAWIKDQSKEKEFVGALRGGSKLVVKASSAKGTSTTDTYSLKGLSDALARVAQECK from the coding sequence ATGCGCAACGAATCGTCGTCCTACCGCTTTTCCCTTTTCGCCCTCGCCGCGGTCTTCGCGGCCTGCGCGAGCCTTTCCACGGCGCCGCACCCGGCTTTCGCGAAATCGAAGACCGAGTCCAAATCCAAGGCTGCGCCCGCGCAGACCGAGGAAGCCGCAACCGACGCGTCCAAGGATAAGACCGACAAGAAAGACCAGAAGGGTAAGAACGGCAAGGCCGACAAATCGGGCGACAAGGGCGCCGCCAAGCCCGAACAGCTCGGCTCCTATGGCGATTGGGGCGCCTATGCGGCGGAAGGCAGCAAGGACAAGACCTGCTACGCCCTCGGTCAACCCAAAGAGCGGCAGCCGAAAGCCAAGCTCAAGGACACGGCTGCACACATCTTCATATCCACCCGACCCGGCGAAGGAGTCCGCAACGAAGTTGCGATCGATCTCGGCTACGCCACCAAGGATGGCTCCGCAGCCTCCGCCGACATCGACGGCGACGGCTGGGAGCTGATCACCAAGGGCAACAACGCCTGGATCAAGGACCAGTCGAAAGAGAAAGAGTTTGTCGGCGCGTTGCGCGGCGGCTCGAAGCTCGTCGTAAAGGCCTCCTCGGCCAAAGGCACTTCGACGACCGACACCTACTCCCTCAAGGGCCTTTCCGACGCCCTCGCTCGCGTGGCGCAGGAGTGTAAATAG
- a CDS encoding aspartate kinase: protein MSRLVMKFGGTSVANVERIHNVARHVKREVEAGRQVAVVVSAMAGKTNELVAWCKEASPLYDQREYDAVVASGEQVTAGLLAIALQKIGIPARSWQGWQTPICTNGTHGSARIESIDGAGIIDGFSRGEVAVVAGFQGVHKETGRITTLGRGGSDTSAVALAAAIHADRCDIYTDVDGVYTTDPRVVPKARRMDRVAFEEMLEMASLGAKVLQVRSVEVAMVHKVPTYVRSSFDDPDSPGEGTLICNEEDIVEAQVVTGIAFSRDEAQITLRRVADKPGVAAAVFMPLAEAGINVDMIVQVVSEDGMTDMTFTVGTADYERAFAILEKIKDDIGFSSMAGEKEVAKVSAIGIGMRSHAGVAARAFRALSEKGVNIRAITTSEIKFSVLIDEAYTELAVRTLHTLYGLDAA, encoded by the coding sequence ATGTCACGCCTGGTCATGAAATTCGGCGGCACGTCCGTCGCCAATGTCGAGCGCATCCATAATGTGGCGCGCCATGTGAAGCGCGAGGTCGAGGCCGGGCGCCAGGTCGCCGTCGTCGTCTCCGCCATGGCCGGCAAGACCAATGAGCTGGTCGCGTGGTGCAAGGAGGCGTCCCCGCTCTACGACCAGCGCGAATATGACGCCGTGGTCGCCTCGGGCGAGCAGGTGACTGCGGGACTTCTCGCCATCGCCCTTCAGAAGATCGGGATACCAGCGCGCTCCTGGCAGGGCTGGCAGACGCCGATCTGCACCAACGGGACGCATGGCTCGGCGCGCATCGAATCGATCGACGGCGCGGGGATCATCGACGGATTCTCGCGCGGCGAGGTCGCCGTGGTCGCCGGCTTCCAGGGCGTCCACAAGGAGACCGGCCGCATCACCACGCTCGGCCGCGGCGGCTCGGACACGAGCGCCGTGGCGCTTGCGGCGGCCATCCACGCCGACCGCTGCGACATTTATACGGACGTCGACGGCGTCTACACGACCGACCCCCGCGTGGTGCCTAAGGCGCGTCGAATGGACCGCGTGGCCTTCGAGGAAATGCTGGAGATGGCGTCGCTCGGCGCCAAGGTTTTGCAGGTTCGCTCGGTCGAGGTGGCGATGGTGCACAAGGTGCCGACCTATGTGCGCTCCAGCTTCGACGATCCCGACAGCCCGGGCGAGGGGACGCTGATCTGCAACGAGGAGGATATTGTGGAAGCCCAGGTCGTCACAGGCATCGCCTTCTCGCGCGACGAGGCGCAGATCACATTGCGCCGCGTGGCCGACAAGCCCGGCGTCGCCGCCGCAGTCTTCATGCCGCTGGCCGAGGCGGGCATAAACGTCGACATGATCGTGCAGGTGGTCTCGGAGGACGGTATGACCGACATGACCTTCACTGTCGGCACGGCGGATTACGAACGCGCCTTCGCCATCCTCGAGAAGATCAAGGACGACATCGGCTTTTCCAGCATGGCGGGCGAGAAGGAAGTCGCCAAGGTTTCCGCCATCGGCATCGGCATGCGCAGCCATGCCGGCGTCGCCGCCCGCGCCTTCCGCGCGCTGTCGGAAAAGGGCGTGAACATCCGCGCGATCACTACCTCGGAAATCAAATTCTCCGTGCTGATCGACGAAGCCTATACCGAACTCGCCGTGCGCACGCTGCACACGCTCTACGGGCTGGACGCGGCTTAG
- the murJ gene encoding murein biosynthesis integral membrane protein MurJ, protein MIRNLLSVGGFTLLSRVTGFLSLAMQSAIMGAGVVSDAFFIAQRLPNSFRAIFGEGAFNAAFVPSYSMAIEQEGDESAEELAGQIYTLLLASQIVLLVIVWVFTPQFVMLLAPGLDDRPEKFALAVNLTRITFPYLLFMTLFALHMGALNARGRFALPAFAPNLMNLTVMAALAVAFLFPNAGYAASWGVTVSGALELGLLMWDARRIGVLRGLRKPHWSRVRDFFIKLGPAVIGSASPQIAVFADTILSSMLADGGVSSISYAERLYQLPVGVIGIAAGTVLLPEMSRRLAAGDVEGAHRAQSRTMALTIALAAPFFIAFDTIPELIVSGLFMRGKFTAADAYAAGDVLAAYGGGLMALVLIASARASFQARGDTRTPMTIALIALTANVALKVALFRPLGAVGLATATSVGLWINLGALVALAIARDAMDFDEVFGKTLLATLVASAVLTLVAVYGRAPALALGLHFGSLANLVALIALGGAGAIVYGAALVGVLHVVGVRLGNLRRRR, encoded by the coding sequence GGGCGCCGGAGTCGTCTCGGACGCTTTCTTCATCGCACAGCGCCTGCCGAACAGCTTTCGCGCCATCTTCGGCGAAGGCGCGTTCAACGCCGCTTTCGTGCCGTCCTACTCCATGGCGATCGAGCAGGAGGGCGACGAGTCGGCGGAGGAACTGGCCGGCCAGATCTACACGCTGCTGCTCGCCTCGCAGATCGTGCTGCTGGTGATCGTCTGGGTCTTCACCCCACAGTTTGTCATGCTGCTCGCGCCGGGCCTCGACGACCGCCCGGAGAAATTCGCGCTGGCGGTCAATCTTACGCGGATCACATTCCCATACCTTCTGTTCATGACGCTCTTCGCGCTGCACATGGGCGCGCTCAACGCGCGCGGGCGCTTCGCGCTTCCCGCCTTCGCGCCAAATCTGATGAATCTGACGGTCATGGCGGCGCTCGCGGTGGCGTTTCTGTTTCCCAACGCCGGCTATGCGGCGAGCTGGGGCGTCACCGTTTCCGGCGCGCTGGAGCTGGGGCTTCTGATGTGGGACGCACGGCGCATCGGCGTCTTGAGGGGGCTACGCAAGCCGCATTGGAGCCGGGTCCGCGATTTTTTCATCAAGCTCGGCCCCGCTGTGATCGGATCAGCCAGTCCGCAAATCGCCGTCTTTGCTGACACCATCCTCTCGTCAATGCTCGCGGACGGGGGCGTGTCGTCGATTTCATACGCCGAGCGCCTTTACCAGTTGCCCGTCGGCGTCATCGGCATCGCGGCGGGCACGGTGCTCCTGCCCGAGATGAGCCGCCGCCTCGCCGCCGGTGACGTCGAAGGCGCCCATCGCGCGCAGAGCCGCACCATGGCGCTCACGATCGCGCTCGCGGCGCCCTTTTTCATCGCCTTCGACACGATTCCGGAGCTGATCGTCAGCGGGCTTTTCATGCGCGGCAAGTTCACGGCCGCCGACGCCTATGCCGCCGGCGACGTGCTCGCGGCCTATGGCGGCGGGCTGATGGCGCTGGTGCTGATCGCCTCCGCGCGCGCGAGCTTTCAGGCGCGCGGCGACACCAGGACGCCCATGACCATCGCGCTGATCGCGCTGACGGCGAATGTCGCGCTGAAAGTCGCGTTGTTCCGCCCGCTGGGGGCGGTGGGGCTCGCGACGGCGACCTCGGTTGGCCTGTGGATCAATCTCGGCGCGCTCGTCGCGCTGGCCATCGCCCGGGACGCGATGGATTTCGACGAGGTCTTCGGCAAGACGCTGCTGGCGACCCTCGTGGCGAGCGCGGTCCTGACCCTTGTCGCCGTCTACGGCCGTGCGCCGGCCCTTGCGCTGGGGCTGCATTTCGGTTCGCTGGCCAATCTCGTCGCGCTGATCGCGCTGGGCGGCGCAGGCGCAATTGTTTACGGCGCGGCGCTGGTCGGGGTCCTTCATGTCGTCGGCGTCAGGCTTGGAAACCTCAGACGCCGACGATGA